The genomic interval CACATTTAAATACTCTTCAACATGAATAGCTTGACTATTTCCGCCACTAAAATCAATTAAGCCAAATCCCCAAGCAATGAGTGTCCCAACAATAATCGTAATAAGGAAGTTTCCTTTCACATTTCTTAAAAATAAAACAATACTTATTAAAAATGTGATTACCGTTGCTAATACATGTAAATCATTAAAAGACCCCAATGCAATAATGGAATTTGTTCCTCTTTCTACAATCCCGCCTTTTTCCAAACCAATTAACATTAGAAATAGACCTAATCCAACCGTAATCGATTCTTTTAAAGAAACGGGGATGGAGTCACTCACAATCTTAGCTAGTTTCGTAAAGGCAACAATCATAAACAGAATGCCTGAGACAAATACTACTGCCAAAGCTTCTTGCCAAGTCAAATCCATTGATTTTACAATCGTATAAGAAAATAAAGCATTTATGCCCATACCAGGAACAAGCAAAACTGGGACATTTCCGTAAAACCCCATTAAAAAACAACCTACAACAGAAGTAAGAATGGTTGCAATTATTGCAGCTTCTAACGGAATTCCTGCTTCTGCCAAAATTAACGAATTTACTACCACAATGTATACGACTGTGAAAAATCCAATAATCCCTGCCAGTACTTCCCTTTTAATGGTTGTTTGGCTTTCCTTTAGCTGAAAAAATGAAAAAATATAATCTTTCATCTGAAATACCTATTTAGTTATAGCCCTCTCCCTACCCGCTTCCCCTAAACACAAG from Niallia sp. FSL W8-0635 carries:
- a CDS encoding NCS2 family permease; this translates as MKDYIFSFFQLKESQTTIKREVLAGIIGFFTVVYIVVVNSLILAEAGIPLEAAIIATILTSVVGCFLMGFYGNVPVLLVPGMGINALFSYTIVKSMDLTWQEALAVVFVSGILFMIVAFTKLAKIVSDSIPVSLKESITVGLGLFLMLIGLEKGGIVERGTNSIIALGSFNDLHVLATVITFLISIVLFLRNVKGNFLITIIVGTLIAWGFGLIDFSGGNSQAIHVEEYLNVFGHMSFDKLLTIPFWIAVFSLTMVLVFENIGLVNNHVQNINRPERFTKAFRANSISVFLSSFFGTSPTVATVESSASMTAGGRTGLTAVTTGILFLCSAFIIPVIKLISDSAIAPILIIIGGLMLQNIRNLDLKDLSESFPSFFIIAMIPFTYSIADGMAIGFILYPILKIALGKAKEVSLPLYFISSLFLINFVLQYTH